One genomic window of Polyodon spathula isolate WHYD16114869_AA chromosome 8, ASM1765450v1, whole genome shotgun sequence includes the following:
- the hyal6 gene encoding LOW QUALITY PROTEIN: hyaluronoglucosaminidase 6 (The sequence of the model RefSeq protein was modified relative to this genomic sequence to represent the inferred CDS: inserted 10 bases in 6 codons; substituted 2 bases at 2 genomic stop codons), with translation MVQYDLPDNRKNSGQFVDVAKEQVQGLIQMYHPGAGEIGQVLRRKMQLDWHSVSEGFNTNINFATDGDFQRQFQDLCNRITTKWPLQSDWNKIHNCKHGLEESWDDYYARLLKCYSDHSGMRDDQDQYSELPHTRHQLTLQGCDDELMAYCVALNDVLKNLFSRIRVALPGQTEGPGHNVHPGDWVVIKDLRRKYWHQQRWTGPFQEDYMVLVNIYVMSAVRNTIVMGWLAFMFLIWDVSCQQFKQARAPLLQHKXCIVVCNTPTKSCRLCFKVDLDLSVFXANSNETLSGPNVTIFYHTHFXPQHLNKTRTDIDKFIQFKDFKGLGVIDWRPQWFRNWGSKDIFREGSRDLKKKQKTHWPNRKFEKEAKEFENSQXFTNETILLAESQRNNGLXGFYLFPDCHNYEYKQHPHNYTGECPNIEHVRIDHLLRNWKGSTALNPSIFLDYELKSTSNTVKXVHXSNKEAMRIVSVARNYFMLPVFVCSKQFYAYTFQVLSEIDLVHTTGESAALXVSSEYGRSKSNCLVVKKHTDGPLGLYIIKVTLAAKAALRILANLSRKAWTLVPTYT, from the exons ATGGTACAGTACGACTTGCCGGACAACCGTAAAAACTCTGGACAGTTTGTGGACGTTGCAAAAGAGCAAGTGCAGGGACTAATACAGATGTACCATCCTGGCGCCGGTGAAATCGGACAGGTGTTGCgtagaaaaatgcaactggaCTGGCACAGTGTTAGCGAAGGATTTAACACCAACATCAACTTTGCAACAGATGGAGACTTCCAGCGACAGTTCCAGGACCTATGTAACAGGATCACTACCAAGTGGCCGCTCCAATCAGACTGGAATAAAATCCACAATTGCAAACATGGTCTTGAAGAAAGTTGGGATGACTATTATGCCCGACTGCTAAAGTGCTACAGTGATCACAGTGGTATGAGAGATGACCAGGACCAGTACTCAGAG TTGCCCCACACCAGACACCAGTTAACGCTCCAAGGCTGTGATGATGAGCTCATGGCATACTGTGTCGCTCTTAACGATGTGCTTAAGAATCTCTTTTCTAGGATAAGAGTTGCCCTGCCCGGCCAAACAGAAGGACCTGGACACAACGTCCACCCCGGTGATTGGGTGGTGATCAAGGACCTTCGGAGGAAGTACTGGCACCAACAGCGCTGGACTGGACCATTCCAA gaaGACTACATGGTGCTTGTGAACATATATGTCATGAGTGCTGTTAGAAATACAATTGTGATGGGCTGGCTGGCATTTATGTTTTTGATTTGGGATGTCTCTTGCCAACAATTTAAACAAGCTAGGGCACCATTGCTACAACACAA ATGCATTGTGGTCTGCAATACTCCCACTAAGTCATGCAGACTCTGTTTTAAAGTTGATCTGGACCTTAGTGTTTT GGCAAACTCAAATGAAACCCTGAGTGGACCCAATGTTACAATATTTTATCACACTCACT GCCCTCAGCACCTGAACAAGACCAGGACTGACATTGACAAATTCATACAATTTAAGGACTTCAAAGGCTTGGGGGTTATCGACTGGAGACCTCAGTGGTTTAGGAATTGGGGATCAAAAGATATCTTCAGGGaaggctcccgag atttaaaaaaaaaacaaaaaacacattggccAAATAGAAAATTTGAGAAAGAAGCTAAAGAGTTTGAAAATTCACA TTTTACGAATGAAACGATTTTATTAGCAGAGAGTCAGAGGAATAATGGGCTTTGAGGTTTCTATCTCTTCCCAGATTGTCACAACTATGAATACAAACAGCACCCACACAACTATACAGGTGAATGTCCAAATATTGAGCATGTACGCATTGACCACTTGCTTCGGAACTGGAAAGGAAGCACTGCCCTCAACCCTTCTATATTCCTGGATTATGAACTGAAATCAACTTCCAACACTGTAA TTGTCCATTAAAGTAACAAAGAAGCCATGAGAATTGTGTCTGTTGCAAGGAATTACTTCATGCTGCCAGTCTTCGTTTGCTCAAAACAATTTTATGCCTATACATTTCAGGTTTTATCTGAG ATAGACTTAGTCCATACTACTGGCGAGAGTGCAGCTTT TGTGTCTTCAGAATATGGACGATCTAAG AGTAACTGTCTAGTGGTAAAGAAGCATACTGATGGACCCCTGGGGCTCTACATTATAAAAGTGACATTGGCAGCCAAGGCCGCTTTAAGAATATTGGCAAATTTATCCAGAAAAGCCTGGACTCTGGTGCCTACCTACACTTAA